TTTATCTTATTTATTAATATATAATAATATTTATTTATTAATATGTGCTAAATAATTAAACATGAAGCATGCTTATATTTTGAATAAAGGGAGAGCGTGAAATGGCTATATGGGGCTATGTGAGGGTCAGCATGGACCACCAGTATATTGAGAATCAGAAGCTCAGCATATTGGAGTATGCGAATCGGAGACACCTGCCCATCGATAAGTGGATAGAGGCGAAAACAAGTTCCCATAAATCCACCAAGGGAAGAAGAATAGACGAAATGCTTGCTCTTCTGCGGGAAGGCGACACGGTGATCGTGACCGAACTCTCCAAGCTCGGGATATCACTAGGTC
The Syntrophorhabdaceae bacterium DNA segment above includes these coding regions:
- a CDS encoding recombinase family protein, with the protein product MAIWGYVRVSMDHQYIENQKLSILEYANRRHLPIDKWIEAKTSSHKSTKGRRIDEMLALLREGDTVIVTELSKLGISLG